Proteins found in one Candidatus Woesearchaeota archaeon genomic segment:
- a CDS encoding mechanosensitive ion channel family protein yields MFENITFFGVSMGRIILILLTALITFILEKIIRAAINKSLKQNHEIKKDDKTGLAVSKYLISVIIYMIGLTIIITLIPGLQTLAVSMLAGAGILAVVIGFASQAAFSNIISGIFIAIFKPFRVGDIVKFQTFTGTVEDITLRHTIVRNFENKRYVVPNSVISNEIIENFNIEDEKVCSHIEIGISYSSNIDKAMQIMRKEINKHPKLIDNRSEQDKKDQKDKIPIRVMQLGDSSVLLRAWAWSANPGDAFELKTDMYKKIKQEFDKAEIEIPFPHRTVYLRQDKQKRKRK; encoded by the coding sequence ATGTTTGAAAATATAACTTTTTTCGGAGTGAGCATGGGACGAATAATCCTAATACTTCTAACGGCACTAATAACTTTCATTCTTGAAAAAATCATCAGAGCAGCAATAAACAAAAGCTTAAAACAAAACCACGAAATAAAAAAAGACGACAAAACAGGACTTGCAGTATCAAAATACTTAATCTCCGTAATAATATATATGATAGGCCTAACAATAATAATAACCCTGATTCCGGGACTGCAAACATTAGCAGTAAGCATGCTAGCAGGCGCAGGAATACTGGCAGTAGTTATTGGTTTTGCAAGCCAAGCCGCATTCTCAAATATAATAAGCGGAATTTTCATAGCAATATTCAAACCATTCAGAGTAGGAGACATAGTGAAATTTCAAACATTCACAGGTACAGTAGAAGACATAACATTAAGACACACAATAGTTAGAAACTTTGAAAATAAAAGATATGTTGTCCCAAACTCAGTAATAAGCAATGAAATAATAGAAAACTTCAACATAGAAGATGAAAAAGTCTGCTCTCACATAGAAATAGGAATAAGTTACAGTTCGAACATCGACAAAGCGATGCAAATAATGAGAAAAGAGATAAACAAACACCCAAAACTCATAGACAATAGATCAGAACAAGATAAAAAGGATCAAAAAGACAAAATACCAATAAGAGTGATGCAACTTGGAGATTCTTCAGTATTATTAAGAGCGTGGGCATGGTCAGCAAATCCTGGAGACGCATTCGAGCTAAAAACAGATATGTACAAAAAAATAAAACAGGAGTTTGATAAAGCAGAAATAGAAATACCTTTCCCCCACAGAACAGTTTATTTAAGACAAGATAAGCAAAAAAGAAAAAGAAAATAA